One window of the Paenibacillus beijingensis genome contains the following:
- a CDS encoding acyl-CoA thioesterase has translation MESVLDIIVRSTEIDMNGHVNNAKYLEYLEWGRDEWFDKAGLDFDTFLAMGMQTVMVNINMNYRKECRQGEALTIRTRPCRAGRSSFALLQEIVGAEGKIRADAVVTCVTIDAVNRVSREMPQQLRDVLERERNDTM, from the coding sequence ATGGAAAGTGTGCTGGACATTATCGTCCGGTCGACGGAGATCGATATGAACGGGCACGTGAACAATGCCAAATATTTGGAATATTTGGAGTGGGGCAGAGACGAGTGGTTTGACAAAGCGGGGCTGGATTTCGACACTTTTCTTGCAATGGGCATGCAGACGGTGATGGTCAATATTAACATGAATTACCGGAAGGAGTGCCGTCAGGGAGAAGCGCTGACGATCCGCACCCGTCCCTGCCGGGCCGGCCGCTCCAGCTTTGCGCTGCTGCAGGAAATTGTAGGCGCAGAAGGAAAGATCCGCGCCGATGCGGTCGTCACCTGCGTCACGATCGATGCGGTCAATCGCGTCAGCCGGGAGATGCCGCAGCAGCTGCGGGACGTCCTGGAAAGAGAGAGAAACGATACAATGTAG
- a CDS encoding Cof-type HAD-IIB family hydrolase — protein MDKKMIFFDIDGTLLDHDKKLPQSAKEAVAELQRAGHEVAIATGRGPFMFKEIREELGIDSYISFNGQYVVRQGEVIVKNPIRPELLERITEAAAAHDHPIVYMSHETMKSSSEFHAYIVESISSLKVKHPEFDADYFRNRDIYQCLLFCTIGEETHYKEHFPGLDFIRWHQFSMDVLPQGGSKAKGIEQFIRLAGFDKKDVYAFGDGLNDIEMLEYVDNSVAMGNAVDSVKKAAKHVTKDVVEDGIRHGLEMVGLL, from the coding sequence ATGGATAAAAAAATGATTTTTTTCGATATCGACGGGACGCTGCTGGATCATGACAAGAAGCTTCCGCAGTCGGCCAAGGAGGCGGTAGCCGAGCTGCAGCGGGCGGGACACGAAGTCGCGATCGCGACCGGACGCGGCCCGTTCATGTTCAAGGAAATCCGCGAGGAGCTCGGCATCGATTCCTACATCAGCTTTAACGGGCAGTATGTCGTTCGTCAGGGCGAGGTGATCGTGAAGAACCCGATCCGCCCGGAGCTGCTGGAGCGCATTACGGAAGCAGCCGCAGCCCATGACCATCCGATCGTATATATGAGCCACGAGACGATGAAGTCCAGTTCCGAATTCCACGCTTATATCGTGGAGAGCATCAGCTCGCTGAAGGTAAAGCATCCGGAGTTCGATGCGGACTATTTCCGCAATCGCGACATTTATCAATGTCTGCTGTTCTGTACCATCGGTGAGGAGACGCACTATAAGGAGCATTTTCCCGGCCTCGATTTTATCCGTTGGCACCAGTTCTCCATGGACGTGCTGCCGCAGGGCGGCTCGAAAGCGAAGGGAATCGAACAATTTATCCGTCTGGCCGGCTTCGACAAAAAAGACGTGTATGCGTTTGGCGACGGCTTGAACGATATCGAGATGTTGGAATATGTCGACAACAGCGTCGCCATGGGCAACGCGGTCGACTCCGTCAAGAAAGCGGCCAAGCATGTAACGAAGGATGTGGTGGAGGATGGAATCCGGCACGGATTGGAAATGGTCGGCTTGCTGTAA
- a CDS encoding MFS transporter codes for MAFSWRRNLFVLWVGVFFCSTAYSISIPFIPLFLATELGVTSNLSLWSGFAFGISFLASALIAPYWGSLADKYGRKPMLLRSGFSLAALYFATYFIHDPYLFLLLRIFQGLLAGYVPAAITMVGTGTPEDKAGYALGIMATSGATGGIVGPLVGGIASHLLGNRESFLLSGVVVLVAALIALVFAKETNFNRSGKRSHVRDDLKEAAANRVFITLLVLVGLGTFSVMILEPLITVYVLQLGVKQGEATLQSGIVFSAVGLATLLAAPQWGRIGSRIGFTNVLFIGLLGGGIGNLLQFFVKGYVEFGVLRFIYGLFFAGVYPALNAMIVKVTAPSFRGRAFSLNQSATQLATMLGPMIGGVLGGIIPIRWVFVINGAMLIAAAVLIRRKNLESRAKVAVRAGN; via the coding sequence ATGGCTTTCTCCTGGAGACGCAACCTGTTTGTGCTATGGGTCGGAGTGTTTTTTTGCAGCACCGCCTACTCCATTTCCATCCCGTTTATTCCGTTATTTCTGGCGACGGAGCTTGGCGTTACGAGCAACCTGTCCTTGTGGTCCGGCTTTGCTTTCGGCATTTCGTTTCTGGCCAGCGCCCTGATCGCGCCGTATTGGGGATCGCTGGCGGACAAATACGGCCGCAAGCCGATGCTGCTCCGCTCCGGATTCAGCCTGGCCGCTTTGTATTTCGCCACTTATTTCATTCATGACCCTTATCTGTTTTTGCTGCTGCGCATTTTTCAGGGGCTGCTCGCCGGATATGTTCCGGCAGCCATTACGATGGTGGGCACGGGCACGCCCGAAGATAAAGCGGGGTATGCGCTTGGCATTATGGCTACGTCCGGAGCGACGGGAGGCATCGTAGGGCCGCTGGTCGGAGGCATCGCCAGCCACCTGCTCGGCAACCGGGAATCGTTTCTGCTCTCCGGCGTGGTCGTGCTCGTCGCGGCGCTGATCGCGCTGGTGTTCGCCAAGGAAACGAACTTCAACCGTTCCGGCAAACGATCCCATGTGCGCGACGACTTGAAGGAAGCGGCGGCGAACCGGGTGTTCATCACGCTGCTTGTGCTGGTCGGACTCGGCACCTTCTCGGTTATGATCCTGGAGCCGCTCATTACGGTCTACGTGCTGCAGCTTGGAGTCAAGCAGGGCGAAGCGACATTGCAGTCCGGCATCGTGTTCTCGGCGGTTGGGCTGGCAACGCTGCTCGCCGCGCCGCAGTGGGGGCGGATCGGCAGCCGGATCGGCTTCACCAACGTCCTGTTCATCGGACTGCTCGGCGGCGGGATCGGGAATTTGCTGCAATTTTTCGTAAAAGGGTATGTCGAATTCGGCGTGCTTCGTTTTATTTACGGCTTGTTCTTTGCTGGGGTGTATCCGGCGCTGAACGCCATGATCGTCAAAGTGACCGCTCCCTCGTTTCGGGGGCGGGCGTTCAGCCTGAACCAGTCCGCCACCCAGCTGGCAACGATGCTCGGGCCGATGATCGGCGGCGTGCTGGGCGGCATCATTCCGATCCGCTGGGTGTTCGTCATTAACGGCGCCATGCTGATCGCAGCCGCGGTGCTGATCCGGCGAAAAAATTTGGAGTCGCGAGCGAAAGTCGCCGTGCGCGCCGGCAATTGA
- a CDS encoding NAD(P)/FAD-dependent oxidoreductase, translating to MLQDCVIVGGGIAGLQAAIQLGRYNHRVLVLDSGDGRSSYCLQYHNLLGWPDGISGPELRQHGRIHAERLGVTFVSGRAVGAKQTDEGFAVETESGETVRAKRLLLATGVMDRLPELKGELTPCLGISIYVCPDCDGYELTGKRALVIGSGNVGARMALTLLYWTRNLVYINHEQTGVDKELIAQMEKSGVEYVNEAVRELKRDGSFLTGVVTASGRTLKAERGFVAFGGNEVRSNLAQQLGVRLHANRHVLADPRTKMTNVMNVWAAGDVLAHSEQTAIAMGDGSQAAIWIHKSLIEPQGSQALAPLVAASGPET from the coding sequence ATGCTGCAAGATTGCGTTATTGTCGGTGGCGGAATTGCCGGACTGCAGGCCGCTATTCAGCTTGGAAGATACAACCATCGGGTGCTCGTGCTCGATTCCGGCGACGGAAGGTCGAGTTACTGCCTGCAGTATCACAATTTGCTGGGATGGCCCGACGGCATCAGCGGACCGGAGCTGCGGCAGCACGGGAGAATCCATGCGGAGCGGCTCGGGGTAACGTTTGTTTCCGGTCGGGCGGTAGGTGCGAAGCAGACGGATGAAGGTTTCGCGGTCGAGACGGAGAGCGGGGAGACGGTCCGCGCGAAGCGGCTGCTGCTTGCGACGGGCGTCATGGACCGGCTTCCGGAGCTGAAAGGGGAGCTGACGCCATGCCTTGGCATCAGCATCTATGTTTGCCCCGACTGCGACGGGTATGAACTGACCGGGAAGAGGGCGCTCGTCATCGGCTCGGGCAACGTCGGAGCGAGAATGGCGCTGACGCTTCTGTACTGGACCCGCAATCTGGTCTATATCAATCATGAGCAGACGGGCGTGGACAAGGAACTGATCGCGCAAATGGAAAAAAGCGGCGTTGAATACGTAAACGAAGCGGTCCGCGAACTGAAGCGGGACGGTTCCTTCCTGACCGGCGTCGTAACGGCGTCCGGCAGGACACTTAAGGCCGAGCGCGGTTTCGTCGCTTTCGGCGGCAACGAGGTGCGCTCGAATCTGGCGCAGCAGCTCGGCGTCCGGCTGCATGCCAACCGTCACGTGCTGGCCGATCCCCGCACCAAAATGACCAACGTAATGAACGTTTGGGCGGCCGGCGACGTGCTTGCCCATTCCGAGCAAACGGCGATTGCGATGGGAGACGGCAGCCAGGCGGCGATCTGGATCCACAAAAGCCTGATTGAGCCGCAAGGCAGCCAGGCGCTGGCGCCGCTGGTGGCTGCAAGCGGCCCTGAGACCTGA
- a CDS encoding GIY-YIG nuclease family protein, producing the protein MPFAFNAGDYPMRPGCYIMKDASGRILYVGKSKCLRSRLQSYFYQNHTRKRLRELVAEIDSIEVILVNNETESLLLENNLIKIHKPPYNRALKRDNSGYAYLMLTQERIPRLDVFFRDRREKEKAASTELDASLQEAATLTELDVAFQETATSTSTELDTAFRETAAASEAPSRKRSKEQPGGPEQDAALPPMQRFGPFASAHFRNQVLEFVADHFKLRTCTTMPKRVCLLYHIKRCSGICEGLISEDDYLDSVRQAAELLASGSNLTAEMYRKMEYYSERLLFEKADNILRHIRSLEKIPERQIVDRETDLNQEVLYFGEAAVMIAKVQQGMLRDFELRELEPGYTDAACDRFVISRYREHGKPDELIVNRLGDPQAVKRALRRPGERNKGVPFRITLPKRGLKHDLLQLCKDNYDYRMRQRDRESRST; encoded by the coding sequence ATGCCGTTTGCCTTTAATGCCGGCGACTATCCGATGCGGCCCGGATGCTACATCATGAAGGATGCGTCGGGACGCATTTTGTATGTCGGTAAGTCGAAATGCTTGCGAAGCCGTCTGCAATCCTACTTTTATCAAAATCATACCCGCAAGCGGCTGCGTGAGCTCGTCGCCGAGATTGACTCGATCGAAGTCATCCTCGTGAACAATGAGACCGAAAGTCTGCTGCTCGAAAATAATTTGATCAAAATTCATAAGCCGCCCTACAACCGGGCGCTCAAGCGTGATAACAGCGGCTACGCTTATCTCATGCTGACGCAGGAGCGGATTCCGCGTTTGGACGTGTTTTTCCGCGACCGCAGGGAGAAGGAGAAAGCCGCGTCGACGGAGTTAGACGCGTCCCTTCAGGAGGCAGCGACATTGACAGAGCTGGACGTAGCCTTTCAGGAGACGGCGACATCGACATCGACGGAGCTGGATACAGCCTTCCGGGAGACAGCCGCAGCGTCAGAGGCGCCCTCGCGGAAGCGTTCCAAAGAACAGCCGGGAGGCCCAGAACAGGATGCGGCGCTGCCGCCGATGCAGCGGTTCGGACCGTTTGCAAGCGCTCATTTCCGCAATCAGGTGCTGGAGTTTGTCGCCGATCACTTCAAGCTTCGGACATGCACGACGATGCCGAAACGGGTATGTCTGCTTTATCATATCAAGAGGTGCAGCGGGATTTGTGAAGGTTTAATAAGCGAAGACGATTACTTGGACTCCGTCAGGCAAGCCGCAGAGCTGCTCGCTTCCGGCAGCAACCTGACCGCGGAGATGTACCGGAAAATGGAATATTATTCAGAGCGGCTGCTGTTTGAGAAAGCGGACAATATACTGCGCCATATCCGTTCGCTGGAGAAAATTCCGGAGCGGCAAATCGTCGACCGCGAGACGGATCTTAACCAAGAAGTGCTTTATTTCGGGGAAGCGGCCGTCATGATTGCCAAAGTGCAGCAAGGGATGCTTCGCGACTTCGAGCTGCGGGAGCTGGAGCCGGGTTACACAGATGCCGCCTGCGACCGTTTTGTTATATCGCGTTACCGGGAGCATGGCAAGCCGGACGAGCTGATTGTGAACCGGCTTGGCGACCCGCAGGCCGTCAAGCGTGCGCTCAGACGGCCGGGCGAGCGGAATAAGGGCGTCCCTTTTCGAATTACGCTGCCGAAGCGCGGCTTGAAGCATGATCTGCTGCAGCTTTGCAAGGACAACTACGATTACCGGATGCGGCAGCGTGATCGTGAAAGCAGATCGACCTGA